The proteins below are encoded in one region of Brachyspira intermedia PWS/A:
- a CDS encoding lytic transglycosylase domain-containing protein — translation MIESVQRIHARIGEIQDTFNKLGFAPINTQLPTKPFAEHLNEAMAENNTENKVNNIDGSIVNDTNKKLDNGKVISGDTSSDAFKGNISFGVYDGATNNFAKAINAYKKASVESFPTKYDDIIKEAAEKYSLPENLIKAVIKQESNYVPTAVSNKGAVGLMQIMPQTGVGLGITDKEMLKDPYTNIMAGSRYLSQMLNRYNGRLDLSLSAYNAGPALVDRLQRIPNIEETQNYVKNIIGYIK, via the coding sequence CTTTTAATAAATTAGGTTTCGCTCCTATTAATACTCAGCTTCCTACTAAACCTTTTGCAGAGCATTTAAATGAGGCTATGGCTGAAAATAATACTGAAAACAAAGTAAATAATATTGATGGTTCTATTGTTAATGATACAAATAAAAAATTAGATAATGGAAAAGTAATTAGCGGAGATACTTCTTCTGATGCTTTCAAAGGAAATATATCTTTTGGCGTTTATGATGGTGCTACAAATAATTTTGCTAAGGCTATAAATGCTTATAAAAAAGCTTCAGTAGAAAGTTTTCCTACTAAATATGATGATATAATTAAAGAGGCTGCTGAAAAATATTCATTACCTGAAAATTTGATAAAAGCAGTTATAAAGCAGGAATCAAATTATGTACCTACTGCTGTTAGTAATAAAGGTGCTGTTGGTTTGATGCAGATAATGCCTCAAACAGGTGTTGGTTTAGGTATCACAGATAAAGAAATGCTTAAAGATCCATATACTAATATAATGGCTGGAAGCAGATATTTATCACAGATGTTAAACAGATATAATGGAAGACTTGATTTATCTTTATCTGCTTATAATGCCGGACCTGCTTTGGTAGACAGATTACAGAGAATTCCTAATATAGAGGAAACTCAAAACTATGTTAAAAACATTATAGGATATATAAAGTAA
- a CDS encoding 6-bladed beta-propeller — translation MRIKLLAGIVLFLMTISLSYAFDKTPYYVNTETYDSYRELLRGVHYYNQERYDASIASFRNSLNTNPTDKFIRYWYSKSLYKAGYMSLAINEWLNITRMGYEDPIILSKINKYDSANVNEEKEDTLSNFIYLKAFSTNLNFRKNINQPIQIKVMADGSLYVLDYSDSSLKKFDINGRLIGKIAHGKRLEKQQTSWWKNVLQFVAKVYPYEKLENPRGFDIDSNGYIYIANTKKDKILKYDSNHNYITNIGVTGVSNGQLLGPSAVAVDKEGNIYVSDTGNNRIVVFDVEGNFLYSFGKLGENNGEFFSPAGIAVNDQYIYVADMGNKRIQQFDLSGNYIQTIKHNLFNEPRGLSFARDGNLYIADGSKVFYYDIVESEFTIFNNSERYTVTPTSVAESPNGNIYLTDFMSGRIDVYTRKEEYYANLDVFVDREYLNKFPVVVASVTVRDRAMNPVVGLTPENFFVTENSSVSHKVNFYDAPELHEYRFIYLIEDSLAAKAYESNIKEEISNFTMSLTNNDEVLVIHYNDQVYKADNYDARNLRILENANNFHFTGGISALDDAYYEAIRLSGNSFKKTAIIHFSVTSPDDRVFDMMNFNDVASFAKNNAVSLNQVYIGTNKSNYFLDLMTKNTYGYIIDADHSINYTDELDKMKNINFGRYFIYYNSFKNLAQSGQFRALNVKVQYRDMYGEEEVGYVVP, via the coding sequence ATGAGAATAAAACTTCTAGCTGGTATAGTATTATTTTTAATGACTATATCGCTTTCATACGCTTTCGACAAAACTCCATATTATGTAAACACAGAAACTTATGACTCATACAGAGAGTTATTGAGAGGGGTGCATTATTATAATCAAGAACGTTATGATGCATCAATAGCTAGTTTTAGAAACTCTCTTAATACAAATCCTACTGATAAGTTCATAAGATATTGGTATAGTAAGTCTTTATATAAAGCCGGATATATGTCTTTGGCTATTAATGAATGGCTTAATATTACAAGAATGGGTTATGAGGATCCTATAATACTTTCTAAAATTAACAAATATGATTCTGCAAATGTTAATGAAGAAAAAGAAGATACTTTGAGTAATTTTATTTATTTAAAAGCATTCTCTACTAATCTTAATTTTAGAAAAAATATAAATCAGCCTATACAGATAAAAGTAATGGCTGATGGAAGTTTATATGTTTTAGATTACAGTGATTCTTCTTTGAAAAAATTTGATATTAATGGAAGATTAATAGGAAAAATAGCACATGGAAAAAGATTGGAAAAACAGCAGACTAGCTGGTGGAAAAATGTACTTCAGTTTGTGGCTAAAGTTTATCCTTATGAAAAATTAGAAAACCCTAGAGGTTTTGATATAGATTCAAATGGATACATATATATAGCAAATACTAAAAAAGATAAAATATTGAAATATGATTCTAATCATAACTATATTACAAATATTGGTGTAACAGGAGTAAGTAACGGTCAGCTTCTTGGCCCTTCTGCTGTTGCTGTTGATAAAGAAGGTAATATATATGTTTCTGATACAGGAAATAATAGAATAGTTGTGTTTGATGTAGAAGGAAATTTCTTATATAGTTTTGGAAAGCTTGGGGAAAATAATGGAGAGTTCTTTTCTCCTGCTGGTATAGCTGTTAATGATCAATATATTTATGTTGCTGATATGGGTAATAAAAGAATACAACAATTTGATTTGAGCGGAAACTATATACAAACTATTAAGCATAATTTATTTAATGAGCCTAGAGGTTTATCTTTTGCTAGAGATGGAAACCTTTATATAGCTGATGGTAGTAAAGTATTTTATTATGATATAGTTGAATCTGAATTTACTATATTTAATAATTCTGAAAGATATACTGTAACTCCTACATCTGTTGCTGAAAGTCCTAATGGTAATATATATTTGACAGACTTTATGTCAGGAAGAATAGATGTATATACTAGAAAAGAAGAATATTATGCTAATTTGGATGTATTTGTAGACAGAGAATATTTAAATAAATTCCCTGTTGTTGTAGCTTCTGTTACAGTAAGAGATAGAGCTATGAATCCTGTAGTTGGATTGACTCCTGAGAATTTCTTTGTTACAGAGAATTCAAGTGTTTCTCATAAAGTTAATTTTTATGATGCCCCTGAATTACATGAATACAGATTTATATATTTAATAGAAGACAGTCTTGCAGCCAAGGCTTATGAAAGTAATATAAAAGAAGAAATTAGTAACTTTACTATGAGTTTAACTAATAATGATGAAGTTTTAGTTATACATTATAATGATCAGGTTTATAAGGCTGATAATTATGATGCAAGAAATTTAAGAATACTTGAAAATGCTAATAACTTCCATTTTACAGGAGGAATATCTGCTTTAGATGATGCTTATTATGAGGCAATAAGACTTTCAGGAAATAGCTTTAAGAAAACTGCTATAATACATTTTTCTGTAACTAGTCCTGATGACAGAGTATTTGATATGATGAACTTTAATGATGTAGCAAGTTTTGCTAAGAACAATGCTGTATCACTAAACCAAGTTTATATAGGTACAAATAAGTCTAATTATTTCTTGGATTTAATGACTAAGAATACTTATGGTTATATTATAGATGCTGATCACTCTATAAATTATACTGATGAGCTTGATAAAATGAAGAATATAAATTTTGGAAGATATTTTATATACTATAACAGCTTTAAAAATTTAGCTCAGTCAGGACAGTTTAGGGCTTTGAATGTTAAAGTGCAGTATAGAGATATGTACGGTGAAGAAGAAGTAGGTTATGTAGTGCCATAA
- a CDS encoding ribonuclease R family protein, which yields MKVIKLLKRINKEKELDISEYKNKYVETKKDKLRFDKMLQKSVSMGLVMKKSNTLKLTNEGKIYLERELKQITNKERDILKDRKSKSKNKKNDTGNKKTSIPKPEIKIDVNNAKKDAEIIAKAYNVPTEFPKKCLEEAKLLPDSMENVELEFDRIDLRDIRTVTIDGADSKDFDDAISIEKLNDGYKLGIHIADVSHFVVMGSALDREARKRGNSVYLIDTVYPMFPHELSNGICSLNEGVSRFTMTVFVTIDNQGNVKESTFHKSVIKSSRRLTYDYAQDVLDGIEQDEDWLVELLKNADDVKKILLQKRIDNGSIEFNLNETQIILDKGGNPKDFFIGERKETHKIIEELMLIANCEVAKRLKNIKGSIYRVHDSPDQEKLDTFTRIAFNRGYRVTRDADGNLDFHSFIESIMGKPDEKLLLTLLLRSMKQAIYDVNNIGHFGLGFEYYTHFTSPIRRYTDLLTHRLLKQALEGVNNLKPTMQQFYTNSAQWCSKTERIAVECERSLDKVKAARFMKDKVGNEYNGIVSGVTNFGIFVEIEDRGIEGLIRYAVLKSHYRYDEHEQAAYSEEDAKWYTLGDRIRIVVYKVDVKELFIDFIPASEFDNSFDDRDIIDSRDFLKKKKNKKEIYSRKSHKSSKDRKRGSKDRINRKERKKSKKRR from the coding sequence ATGAAAGTTATAAAATTGCTGAAAAGAATAAATAAAGAAAAAGAATTAGATATATCAGAATATAAAAATAAATATGTAGAAACTAAAAAAGATAAATTACGTTTTGATAAAATGCTTCAAAAGTCAGTTTCTATGGGACTGGTAATGAAGAAATCTAATACTTTAAAACTTACCAATGAAGGAAAAATATATTTAGAAAGAGAATTAAAACAAATAACAAATAAAGAAAGAGATATATTAAAAGATAGAAAGTCAAAATCAAAAAATAAAAAAAATGATACAGGCAATAAAAAAACAAGCATACCAAAACCAGAAATAAAAATAGATGTTAATAATGCTAAAAAAGATGCTGAGATAATAGCAAAAGCATATAATGTGCCGACTGAATTTCCAAAAAAATGTTTGGAAGAAGCTAAACTATTACCAGACAGCATGGAAAATGTAGAATTAGAATTTGACAGAATAGATTTAAGAGATATAAGGACTGTAACAATAGACGGAGCAGACTCAAAAGATTTTGACGATGCAATAAGTATAGAAAAATTAAATGACGGTTATAAATTAGGTATTCATATTGCTGATGTTAGTCATTTTGTAGTTATGGGAAGTGCTTTAGACAGAGAGGCAAGAAAAAGAGGAAACAGCGTTTATTTAATAGATACAGTTTATCCAATGTTCCCGCATGAGCTTTCAAATGGAATATGTTCTTTAAATGAAGGTGTAAGCAGATTCACGATGACTGTATTTGTAACAATAGACAATCAAGGAAATGTAAAAGAAAGTACTTTTCATAAAAGCGTTATAAAATCAAGCAGAAGATTAACTTATGATTATGCTCAAGATGTTTTGGACGGTATAGAACAAGATGAAGATTGGCTTGTAGAATTACTAAAAAATGCTGATGATGTAAAAAAAATACTTCTTCAAAAAAGAATAGACAATGGAAGTATAGAGTTTAATCTTAATGAAACTCAAATAATATTGGATAAAGGCGGAAATCCTAAAGACTTCTTTATCGGTGAAAGAAAAGAAACTCATAAAATAATAGAAGAATTAATGCTTATTGCTAACTGTGAAGTAGCTAAGAGATTAAAAAATATAAAAGGTTCTATATACAGGGTGCATGATAGTCCAGATCAAGAAAAGCTAGACACATTCACAAGAATAGCATTTAATAGAGGCTACAGAGTTACAAGAGATGCAGACGGTAATTTGGACTTTCATTCATTTATAGAATCTATAATGGGGAAACCGGACGAAAAATTGCTTCTTACCCTACTCTTACGTTCTATGAAGCAAGCTATATACGATGTTAATAATATAGGACACTTCGGATTAGGTTTTGAATATTATACCCATTTTACTTCGCCTATAAGAAGATACACTGACTTACTAACTCATAGACTTTTAAAGCAGGCATTAGAAGGAGTAAATAATTTAAAACCTACTATGCAGCAGTTTTATACTAATTCAGCTCAATGGTGTTCAAAAACTGAAAGAATAGCAGTTGAATGCGAAAGAAGTTTGGATAAAGTAAAAGCTGCAAGATTTATGAAAGACAAGGTTGGAAATGAATATAACGGAATAGTAAGCGGCGTTACAAATTTCGGAATATTCGTTGAAATAGAAGACAGAGGAATAGAAGGTTTAATAAGATACGCTGTTTTAAAATCACATTACAGATATGATGAACATGAACAGGCGGCCTACAGCGAGGAAGATGCTAAATGGTACACATTGGGCGACAGAATAAGAATAGTAGTTTATAAAGTTGATGTTAAAGAATTATTCATTGACTTCATACCTGCAAGCGAATTTGATAATAGTTTCGATGACAGAGATATAATAGACAGTAGAGATTTTTTGAAGAAAAAGAAAAACAAAAAAGAAATATATTCAAGAAAATCTCATAAATCAAGCAAAGATAGAAAAAGAGGTTCAAAAGACAGAATAAATAGAAAAGAAAGAAAAAAATCAAAAAAGAGAAGATAA
- a CDS encoding CAP domain-containing protein: protein MKNILILFILISYNAFTYNFVSIINDYRIANGKHPIKQNNQLDRALAKMAKMYAHKGYIDYEYISDANLNITDYSIVYTYGFTSSSSLVNFCVHNDNFLNNYDYASVAVYKIENYNYVVAGVFNGINYDDEVNEVYDLITENRNNNGAITKLKRDKNLEKMAMARAKELFEKYSHTRPNGKEFYTIMEDLNIENYWNGNGENIASGYKNAKEVMKAWMESKGHRENILDKRYTSVGVGLYVKNGKAYWVQIFGIDNPKYKDTDTEYQDNNNSTYDSYKNYDEYGDNYKNDSLY from the coding sequence ATGAAGAACATATTAATACTATTTATACTTATATCTTATAATGCTTTTACTTATAATTTCGTTTCTATAATTAATGATTATAGAATAGCAAATGGAAAGCATCCTATTAAACAAAATAACCAGTTAGATAGAGCTTTAGCTAAGATGGCTAAAATGTATGCTCATAAAGGTTATATCGATTATGAATATATTTCAGATGCTAACTTAAATATTACTGATTATTCAATAGTATATACATATGGATTTACTTCTTCTAGTTCATTAGTTAATTTTTGTGTACATAATGATAATTTTTTAAATAATTATGATTATGCCTCAGTTGCTGTTTATAAGATTGAAAATTATAATTATGTGGTAGCTGGTGTTTTTAATGGAATTAATTATGACGATGAAGTTAATGAAGTATATGATTTAATAACAGAAAATAGAAACAATAATGGAGCCATAACAAAATTAAAAAGAGATAAAAATTTAGAAAAAATGGCAATGGCTAGAGCAAAAGAATTATTTGAAAAGTATTCGCATACTAGACCAAATGGAAAAGAATTCTATACAATAATGGAAGACTTGAATATAGAAAATTACTGGAATGGAAATGGAGAAAATATAGCAAGCGGATATAAAAATGCAAAAGAAGTTATGAAAGCATGGATGGAATCTAAGGGACATAGAGAAAATATTCTTGATAAAAGATATACAAGTGTTGGAGTAGGATTGTATGTAAAAAATGGAAAAGCTTATTGGGTACAAATATTTGGAATAGATAATCCTAAATATAAAGATACTGACACTGAATATCAAGACAATAATAACAGCACTTATGATTCTTATAAAAACTACGATGAATACGGAGATAATTATAAAAATGATTCCTTATATTGA